Below is a genomic region from Fulvia fulva chromosome 5, complete sequence.
ATACCTTAGGCCAAGGTACCGTCTTCTCACGCCGAAAATTCTTCATGGTAGTGGCTTCAAACGTCCATCACGAAGCCAATCTCCACCAGACGATCCGTGTGCACTTTCACATTCGCCATCTTGTTCCTCGTGTTCTCGCGTATAAAGAGAAACATCTTCAGCAGTAGCCTTCGCCAGAGATTCGTATTGGGGGCTACGTGCATCTCTTCCTTGCCGATAATGTATAGGACACGATGCTCGTAAGCTTGCTGGAGGTGGAGAAGGTCCAGCGGCATTGACTCTCCGGTATTAGCATGCAGTGCAACCTCCCTCGGCGGCTGGTCTCGAGATGGCGACTTCTCGTCTTGGATTGGTGATGCGTTCGAGGCAGTCGCTGTTGGTGTTGTGCCTGGGTGGATGCGATCTTGGAGAGCATGTTCGCGAATGATGTCTGTGTTTGGGTCATGTCAGCATCGCGAAATGATGCATCTGAGCCAAAGCCAAAGGGACGATACGTACAATCTCTGATTCGGCCATAGATGAGTGACGCCAAATCTGGAGTCACGACCTCGTCCATGTACCCATACCGGGCGACCACACGGAAGCAGTTCGGCAATCTGTCCAGCTTTTGTACAATGTATCGCTCGTCTTCGGGTACGGTCGGTGATTCTAGCG
It encodes:
- a CDS encoding Potassium transporter 7, with the translated sequence MDSAFLSSALVKVPSGAWFTITLSAVLAALFILWRFGKEQQWRAERQDRQPLSHYVKVEEQSRLRLATNSEGKGGEALSITKGLGIFFDKGGEKCPIIFSQFVSKLVSKPDVTIFFHLRPLESPTVPEDERYIVQKLDRLPNCFRVVARYGYMDEVVTPDLASLIYGRIRDYIIREHALQDRIHPGTTPTATASNASPIQDEKSPSRDQPPREVALHANTGESMPLDLLHLQQAYEHRVLYIIGKEEMHVAPNTNLWRRLLLKMFLFIRENTRNKMANVKVHTDRLVEIGFVMDV